A single window of Mugil cephalus isolate CIBA_MC_2020 chromosome 1, CIBA_Mcephalus_1.1, whole genome shotgun sequence DNA harbors:
- the LOC125007401 gene encoding uncharacterized protein LOC125007401, which translates to MENTVAEVGIEFNRNTTPAEIPPASDVVQTLVDAVNNPNITLNITIQANTIQVVDTNTTTNDTTTAAPTQPQSSTTPVTTTTVEAVTIRRLTFRSAGETFTNDLLNPSSQAFINRANLLKSNLEPFYQRAFSSFRFLTVISFSNGSIINNMDLTFRSTSVPNNTQIATVLIDASSNITAFNIDTNFIFVDGAASSGVSHKTSLITASCLVLLSWLLSCQQ; encoded by the exons ATGGAGAACACTGTTGCAGAGGTGGGGATCGAGTTCAACAGAAATACCACGCCTGCAGAAATCCCACCAGCTTCTGACGTTGTACAAACCTTAGTAGATGCAGTGAATAATCCCAACATTACGCTCAACATCACTATTCAAGCCAACACTATCCAAGTAGTTG ATACAAATACAACTACCAATGAcacaacaactgcagctccCACGCAGCCACAGTCCTCTACAACCCCAGTTACAACCACAACTGTTGAGGCAGTTACAATAAGACGGTTGACTTTCAGATCAGCTGGAGAGACCTTTACAAATGATTTGCTGAATCCCTCATCTCAAGCATTTATCAATCGGGCTAATCTGCTCAAGTCAAAT ctggaaCCTTTCTACCAAAGAGCATTTTCTTCATTCCGCTTCTTGACTGTGATTTCATTCAG TAACGGatcaatcatcaacaacatggACCTCACGTTTAGATCCACATCTGTACCTAACAACACTCAGATTGCCACAGTTTTGATCGATGCATCTTCCAACATCACAGCCTTTAACATCGACACCAACTTTATTTTTGTGGATGGTGCAG CGTCAAGTGGAGTGAGCCACAAGACCAGTCTCATCACTGCATCCTGTCTGGTGCTGCTGTCATGGCTACTGTCATGTCAGCAATAG